Part of the Phycodurus eques isolate BA_2022a chromosome 3, UOR_Pequ_1.1, whole genome shotgun sequence genome, atcttgaaaaacttgaaACTCCTAATTTTAACCccacaagacttttttttgtttttttagcacatTTACAAGATGTGGTATTGCCCAAGACAATCCGCGACTTGATCAAATCCGCGTCACTAACTCTGTTTTCATCTCTTAGGCTGATTTGGAGTTATGTCAGAAGGATGTTGAAAGGGAGGAAGGGGAACGTAAAAGATTGGAGAAGCCTTACGCTGACCTGGAGAAAGAGTACAACCACATCATGGAGAGGCGTCGGCTTGCAGAAGAGAAAAGAGTTTCGGAATTGAAGCTTAAGGTTGCTCTTTATTGTCAGTCATGGTGGAGGGGGCTACTGTACTCGCAAGATCTTGGCCAGCAACCCTATCACACCTAGTAAGGGGGGCAAAAAGAAGGGCAAGGGCAAAGGCAAAGGCAAAGGCAAGAAGAAATAGTCCAGATTTCAAAGTCACTACGGTGTGCAATCTGTTTCTGAGGATTTGGCCTCTTACTAGCGTTTAAAGACTCCTGTCAAGAGAGAACTGTCGGGAGAGGGGACCGATCGTGAAGTTTTCGTGACCTTAGTAGGTTTACTTGTCAGCGCTAGACAAGGCAAGGACATGACCTGGACCAAAGCACAAGGGGGAGGTCATGGCTCTCAAGTTTTCCCACATCCAATTTATCCAAGCATGATTTTATTGACCTTGTACACGGGGGGAATAGTTCTTATATAACCACGTGGTGGCAGTATAGGACTGCTCAATAGTGAGACCCAATGCCAGCCTCCTGGGGGAGTAACGTGATGCTCTGCTCCAgataaagtacagtacaatacttgATTTTGAGGAAGCGTACCAGGAAGCATCCATTAAAATACTATCTATCAAAAtttgacatttcaaaatgtcttgTGTGTCACTGCACTCATCTTGATTTGTCTGAAATGATCAGGTCTTATGTGGGCTCAGCTGTCCCCCTGGTGGCTCTAGACTCGACCGGGGGTTAAAGGTCACACACAGCGACAGGAGTCATTCAACATGAATGAACGtcatgggaaaaaaactaatattgtatattacagtatttacattttgGTTTCAGAGTTAACTTTGTTTCTATCCAACAATGTACCCACCCTAAGTAATGGTAGACTTGCACCACATGTCCTTAGCACTTACCAgttcttaaattgtttttatattttacagtgcCCATATATTGATATATGTCTGTTTGCACAAAAGTGAGGGTTTCATGCAAAATGCTTCTATAAAGAGGGTCATAAAGGAACATAAAATgtttgccaaacaaatgtgaTATAATTGAGATTATGCATGGAGGACAATATACATTTTCAGTATTTCCTGTGTATATTCATCCCGCAGACTACTGGTCAGAGATCCATAAAATTAATTTTATGCAAactaatttttgtgtgtgtgtttcaaaatTCTTCCTCAAAATGTTAAGTTGAATTTCTTTTGCTGCTTATTTCTCTTAAACTGTGGGCTTTTGGAGACGTCAACAGAATTCTGTAATCTCCGGATAAGAAGATTATGTAATCGTGAGACAAAAAGAACATTGATTTGTGAAGCTAAAGTCTTTGGGAAGTTATCTCCAAATCAAGTTAAAATGTATAATCtggttcataaaaaaaataaaataataaagactGAGTAGTTATCAAAGACTACTTTGAGACATGCATTTCTTTGAGTCTACCTttgaatcataaaaaaataattggtaaTGAGAAAAGAATATGGAAATATATTGATTgttgttaatattattattattgcaataaTCACATTAATGACCACCAAACATTCGCAGTTTgtattgtcttctttttataaGTTGTGAAGAAGTCAACATTTCTTTGgtaataaaaacaagtttatgTGAGCAAGTACAGCATATTTTTCGCCATACATAGTACATAATGTACATTTGAAGACAGGAATACTACAGTTcatatttaacacattcactgccattgacggctttagaagtcaaatatccatgttaactgggaaggctggcagtgagtGAGATAAGGGCAAAATGAAATATCGTACTTTAATGTTTTGTTAATGTTAACACGGCCTTCGATGCATCGTTTCTGTGTGAGCTACTTTGAGGTACAATCAATGTCTTTGTGGTCCTCTATGAACATCTTGATCTGCAAAAGAAGCAGAAAGATGAGTGAGCTGAGCTGACCGCCCGCTTCAGATTCTGTAGTCGCTCCGTCAGGGTACAAACCTTGTTCAGTTGTGCGTCGGTGTCACTCAGAGGGGCGCCTTTCTCACCATCCACGTCACCGCCCGTCAACTCGTAGAGGTTGAGTGTTGCCATCTTGATCAGTCCCAGCAGAAGTGTTTCCCGAGCTGCAGTGTCCTGAATGTGTTTCCACTTCGTCTCCTGTGTGAAGAAGAACAGCAGAAGATGACATGAAACCACGATGTGACATTCGATCTAGAGTTCCTCACTGTCAGGGATTGTCTTTTGATACCCAACGTTCCACTTCATGTTGTGCCCTGTCCAAATTGTGGTGCAGCTGCGACAGCTGGTTGCTGCATTGCAGAAGCATGGAGCGATGCTGGCCGTTAAAGGTCAGCAGGGCTTTCCTCTGCTGGTCCACCTGCTCCTCTGCTACCCTCTGCTTCTCACAGAGTTGCTCCCTGATTCGAAGAAGATTCTCCAGATGACCTGCCAGAGACGCTTCATCTTCAAActgttaacacacacacacacatgacagtggccaaaatcaaaaaaatgttaacGTGTTGTTTGCCACCTTATTGTGTTAACAAATGTATCGACAGATGTATTTCAATACACCGTATAGTACAGTTCAACATCGCCATGCATTGTCACCTCGTTGCCTTACCCGTGTTATTTTTAACACCTGCTTCATGAAGTCGCGATACACCGCGTCTCTGCGCATGCGACGAACGAGCTCCTGTTTTGTGCGCTGCAGCTGAGCGTACTCTTCCTTCAACGTCTTCTTCTCGAGCGCTTTCTCGCTGGCCTCTTTCCTCTCTTCCTCTGCTTTTTCAACATTCGGATCTTGTTCCTTCACGTGGAGATATGTTGGCTTTAGGGGACAGTgagccaaaaaaaacacaattgacaGTTTGCAATCATTATGGTACTGGGACCGCTCCTGTATTgcattgtgtgtattttaaactTAACaatttcaccatgtttgctgtTTGTTAAATGAATGTCTCAAAAAGAAG contains:
- the cfap73 gene encoding coiled-coil domain-containing protein 42 like-2 isoform X1, translated to MLMNMSDGERSAAVTAGRYRDRTDTLIEIMTDRREQEHLMAVLEQRVQKLDSLRRWEDELLKEAKKAKELLSNFDISPQPTYLHVKEQDPNVEKAEEERKEASEKALEKKTLKEEYAQLQRTKQELVRRMRRDAVYRDFMKQVLKITRFEDEASLAGHLENLLRIREQLCEKQRVAEEQVDQQRKALLTFNGQHRSMLLQCSNQLSQLHHNLDRAQHEVERWETKWKHIQDTAARETLLLGLIKMATLNLYELTGGDVDGEKGAPLSDTDAQLNKIKMFIEDHKDIDCTSK
- the cfap73 gene encoding coiled-coil domain-containing protein 42 like-2 isoform X2; protein product: MLMNMSDGERSAAVTAGRYRDRTDTLIEIMTDRREQEHLMAVLEQRVQKLDSLRRWEDELLKEAKKAKELLSNFDISPQEQDPNVEKAEEERKEASEKALEKKTLKEEYAQLQRTKQELVRRMRRDAVYRDFMKQVLKITRFEDEASLAGHLENLLRIREQLCEKQRVAEEQVDQQRKALLTFNGQHRSMLLQCSNQLSQLHHNLDRAQHEVERWETKWKHIQDTAARETLLLGLIKMATLNLYELTGGDVDGEKGAPLSDTDAQLNKIKMFIEDHKDIDCTSK